The Corvus cornix cornix isolate S_Up_H32 chromosome 12, ASM73873v5, whole genome shotgun sequence genome includes a window with the following:
- the RBM15B gene encoding putative RNA-binding protein 15B: MKRGSDRDSSPPGAAGGRAAAAAKRPRDRDRESSSRRGPHRSSGASRSSRDKSTPGGGGGGGGGTTTSSSGGGGGSSSRSHRGDERAGGGGDSNHRPAGSGSASGARGGSQAAPSSSSSSSSRALGVPKAKALPGAVVAPSLLLAGPPPGAAPSLLLAPLGGSAGLAGEPPGSCEYKTLLVSGLSAALPDQLLEDGLFRLFQRFAGGGAGDISVKLSHTPELGRVAYVNFRHPGDARDARRHARARQLLLYDRPLKVEPVYLRGGRRSRTPPPAPSPEPLGYLPPLHSAYQYKQRSLSPVTSPLLREPRPRHAAAAAFALEAAAIGLSRERERALDYYGLYDERGRPYSYPIVAEEDLMPEDDQRATRNLFIGNLDHNVSEVELRRAFEKYGIIEEVVIKRPARGQGGAYAFLKFQNLDMAHRAKVAMSGRVVGRNPIKIGYGKANPTTRLWVGGLGPSTSLAALAREFDRFGSIRTIDYVKGDSFAYIQYESLDAAQAACAQMRGFPLGGPERRLRVDFAKAEETRYPQQYQPAPLPVHYELLADGYSRHRSLEQDLRVRDRTPPHLLYSDRDRSFVEADWASPAKNAERRNNLESYSRSVRSRSGERWGSDGDRSVPKPWEERRKRRSLSSDRGRTTHSPYEDRSRTKASGPALDRSPDRARKENHTTDPGAEKEQSNSLQNNRHAAEEKPHREPADTPQPKKRDSERNHRTGESESKTHEEPKSETKKLKNLSEYAQTLQLAWNGLLVLKNSCFPTSMHILEGDLGVINGLLKDHSSGGKLTQLKIAQRLRLDQPKLDEVTRRIKQGSPNGYAVLLATQSAPAGAGAEGTFPVVEPGLQRRLLRNLVSYLKQKQAAGVISLPVGGAKGRDSTGMLYAFPPCEFSQQYLQSALRTLGKLEEEHMVIVIVKDTA; the protein is encoded by the coding sequence ATGAAGCGCGGCAGCGACCGCGACTCGAGCCCGCCGGGGGCCGCGGGCGGacgcgcggccgccgccgccaaGCGGCCCCGCGACCGCGACCGCGAGAGCAGCAGCCGGCGCGGCCCGCACCGCAGCTCGGGCGCCTCCCGCAGCAGCCGGGACAAGTCCacgcccggcggcggcggcggaggcggcggcggcaccaccaccagcagcagcggcggcggaGGCGGCTCCAGCTCCCGCAGCCACCGCGGCGATGAGcgcgccggcggcggcggcgactCCAACCACCGCCCGGCGGGGAGCGGCTCGGCCTCGGGCGCCCGCGGCGGCAGCCAGGCCGCCccctcgtcctcctcctcttcctcgtCCCGGGCGCTCGGCGTGCCCAAGGCCAAGGCGCTGCCGGGCGCCGTGGTGGCCCCGTCGCTGCTGCTGGCCGGGCCGCCGCCGGGCGCCGCGCCCTCGCTGCTGCTGGCGCCGCTCGGGGGCTCGGCCGGGCTGGCCGGGGAGCCGCCCGGCTCCTGCGAGTACAAGACGCTGCTGGTGAGCGGGCTGAGCGCGGCCCTGCCCGACCAGCTGCTGGAGGACGGACTGTTCCGCCTCTTCCAGCGCTTCGCGGGCGGGGGCGCCGGGGACATCAGTGTCAAGCTCTCCCACACGCCCGAGCTCGGCCGCGTCGCATACGTGAACTTCCGACACCCCGGGGATGCCCGCGACGCCCGCCGGCACGCCCGGGCCCGGCAGCTGCTCCTCTACGACCGGCCGCTCAAGGTGGAGCCCGTGTACTTGCGCGGGGGCCGGCGCAGCCGTacgccgccccccgcgccctCCCCGGAGCCGCTGGGGTACCTGCCGCCCCTGCACAGCGCCTACCAATACAAGCAGCGCTCGCTGTCGCCGGTCACCAGCCCCTTGCTGCGGGAGCCACGGCCCCGCCAcgctgccgccgccgccttcGCTCTGGAAGCGGCCGCTATCGGGCTCTcccgggagcgggagcgggccCTGGATTACTACGGGCTGTACGACGAGCGCGGCCGCCCGTACAGTTACCCCATCGTGGCCGAAGAAGACCTGATGCCGGAGGATGACCAGAGAGCCACCCGCAACCTCTTCATCGGCAACCTGGACCACAACGTGTCGGAGGTGGAGCTGAGGCGTGCCTTCGAGAAGTACGGTATCATCGAGGAGGTGGTGATCAAGCGCCCCGCACGCGGCCAGGGCGGTGCCTACGCCTTCCTCAAGTTCCAGAACTTGGACATGGCACACCGGGCCAAGGTGGCCATGTCAGGCCGCGTTGTGGGCAGGAACCCCATCAAAATCGGCTACGGGAAAGCCAACCCCACCACCCGGCTGTGGGTGGGGGGCCTTGgccccagcacttccctggctgccctggCCAGGGAGTTCGACCGCTTTGGCAGCATCAGGACTATTGACTACGTGAAGGGCGACAGCTTCGCTTACATCCAGTACGAGAGCCTGGACGCTGCCCAGGCCGCCTGCGCGCAGATGAGGGGCTTTCCCTTGGGCGGACCGGAGAGGAGGCTCCGAGTGGATTTTGCCAAAGCAGAAGAGACGAGATACCCGCAGCAGTACCAGCCCGCACCGCTCCCCGTGCACTACGAGCTGCTGGCTGACGGGTACAGCCGGCACCGGAGCCTGGAGCAAGACTTGAGGGTGCGGGATAGGACTCCTCCGCACCTCCTGTACTCGGACAGAGACAGGAGCTTTGTGGAGGCAGACTGGGCCAGCCCTGCCAAAAATGCTGAACGCAGGAACAACCTGGAGAGCTACAGCCGGTCCGTGCGCAGCCGGAGCGGGGAGCGCTGGGGCAGCGACGGTGACCGCAGTGTGCCCAAACCGTGGGAAGAGAGGCGGAAACGCCGGAGTCTTTCCAGCGACCGCGGAAGGACTACTCACTCGCCTTACGAGGACAGAAGCAGGACAAAGGCCAGTGGGCCAGCTCTAGACCGCAGCCCTGACAGGGCTCGCAAGGAGAATCACACTACAGACCCCGGAGCCGAGAAAGAGCAGAGTAACTCCCTCCAGAACAATCGTCACGCGGCCGAGGAGAAACCCCATCGTGAGCCAGCCGACACTCCCCAGCCCAAAAAAAGGGACAGCGAACGCAATCATCGAACTGGTGAATCGGAATCAAAAACTCACGAGGAGCCAAAATCTGAGACCAAAAAGCTAAAGAATTTATCAGAATATGCTCAGACACTGCAACTTGCTTGGAATGGGCTTCTTGTGCTAAAAAACAGCTGCTTCCCCACCTCTATGCACATCCTGGAGGGAGACCTCGGTGTCATCAACGGACTCCTCAAAGACCATTCATCTGGCGGGAAGTTGACACAGCTCAAAATCGCTCAGAGACTTCGGCTGGACCAGCCCAAGCTGGATGAAGTCACCCGGCGCATCAAACAAGGCAGCCCCAACGGCTACGCCGTGCTCCTGGCCACCCAGTCCGCCCCGGCAGGGGCAGGGGCCGAGGGGACCTTCCCTGTGGTAGAGCCTGGCTTGCAGCGACGGCTTCTCAGGAATCTGGTCTCCTACTTGAAACAGAAGCAGGCTGCTGGGGTTATCAGCCTGCCCGTGGGAGGGGCaaagggcagggacagcacaggcaTGCTTTACGCGTTCCCTCCTTGCGAGTTCTCTCAGCAGTACCTCCAGTCAGCACTAAGGACATTGGGGAAGTTAGAAGAAGAACATATGGTGATAGTTATAGTCAAAGACACTGCCTAG
- the MANF gene encoding mesencephalic astrocyte-derived neurotrophic factor gives MRAAHGLCAALALLLLPAGGRALRDGDCEVCVTFLGRFYQSLKDNDIEFTPSSIEKELLKSCKEAKGKENRLCYYIGATSDAATKIINEVSKPMSHHIPVEKICEKLKKKDSQICELKYDKQIDLSTADLRKLRVKELRRILDDWGEVCKGCAEKSDFIRRIHELMPKYAPRAAGARADL, from the exons ATGCGGGCGGCCCACGGGCTTTGCGCGGCgctggccctgctcctgctgccggCCGGTGGCCGAGCGCTGCGCGACGGGGACTGCGAGG TGTGTGTCACATTCCTGGGAAGGTTCTACCAGAGTCTAAAGGACAACGACATTGAATTCACACCTTCCAGTATTGAAAAGGAGCTCTTGAAATCCTGCAAAGAAGCAAAGGGCAAAGAGAACCGCTTG tGCTATTACATTGGGGCCACAAGTGATGCAGCCACCAAAATCATTAACGAGGTATCAAAGCCCATGAGTCACCACATCCCTGTGGAAAAGATCTGTGAGAAGCTAAAGAAGAAAGACAGTCAGATCTGTGAACTAAAATACG ACAAGCAGATCGACCTAAGCACCGCCGACCTGCGCAAGCTGCGTGTCAAGGAGCTGCGGCGGATCCTGGATGATTGGGGCGAGGTGTGCAAGGGCTGTGCCGAGAAGTCCGACTTCATCCGCAGGATCCACGAACTGATGCCCAAGTACGCGCCGAGGGCGGCCGGCGCCCGGGCAGACCTCTGA